One window of uncultured Methanoregula sp. genomic DNA carries:
- a CDS encoding DUF5350 domain-containing protein — translation MGKTGTTIWAQVKGVKGQIRLVPKKEGEAKTPGPNQRFKAGANVKQIDQMAEAMGGQRRGGKRGGRRGGDRSGGSGLNESTANPMIRRHMKRAKVSALGAKAKSSR, via the coding sequence ATGGGTAAAACAGGAACAACCATCTGGGCACAGGTAAAAGGGGTAAAAGGACAGATTCGGCTCGTCCCGAAGAAAGAGGGCGAGGCCAAGACCCCGGGTCCGAACCAGCGGTTCAAGGCAGGGGCCAATGTCAAGCAGATCGACCAGATGGCAGAAGCCATGGGCGGACAGAGACGCGGCGGGAAACGCGGCGGCAGGCGCGGTGGCGACCGCTCCGGTGGATCCGGCCTGAACGAATCCACAGCAAACCCGATGATCCGCCGGCACATGAAGCGGGCAAAAGTCTCGGCTCTCGGTGCAAAGGCAAAGTCCTCACGGTAA
- the gatE gene encoding Glu-tRNA(Gln) amidotransferase subunit GatE yields the protein MDYKALGLVAGIEIHQQLDTKEKLFCHCPTTLREVQEHNGEFFRYLRATVSEMGEIDRAAREEMKNNRKFLYYAYDTTCLVENDEEPPAPLNNEALTVCLTIGKMFGMTPVPQLHTMRKLVIDGSNTSGFQRTALVAFNGHLPNGGEIETICLEEEAAQRVKDEVFSLDRLGIPLVEITTSPCMHTPEEVQAVAEHIGMVLRSTGKVKRGIGTIRQDVNISIAQGARVEIKGVQELDLIAEVVRREVQRQQNLLRIRDELITRGATTEGASGLDITSIFKETKSAVLKKAKKIHAVTLKGFAGFVGREIQPERRLGSEMSDYAKKCGVGGIFHTDELPAYGVTAEEVAMLRSHMNAGENDCVILVAGASDKQAACAISQVITRAAIAYSDKPVPKETRKMLESGSTAYMRPLPGAARMYPETDVLPVIISDERWSAVTIPELLTAKAERFSREYGIEKNYALQLAGSDKLPLFDRAVREGIKPKLAAFTLLSTVTELRRGGIEVRALTDDAYLAIWHAVEDGKAAKEAVPDLIRSMAEGTAFEAAIAKLGPSVTRNELEAIVRKIIAERSDFVAEKGKGALGPLMGIVMAEVRGSVDGKVVSEILRKEIEAVTAAKTV from the coding sequence ATGGATTATAAGGCACTCGGCCTCGTGGCCGGTATCGAGATCCACCAGCAGCTGGATACAAAGGAGAAACTCTTCTGCCACTGCCCGACAACGCTCCGCGAAGTCCAGGAACACAACGGCGAATTCTTCCGGTACCTCCGGGCAACAGTCAGCGAGATGGGAGAGATTGACCGGGCAGCCAGGGAAGAGATGAAGAACAACCGGAAGTTCCTGTATTACGCGTACGATACTACATGTCTTGTCGAGAATGACGAGGAACCCCCGGCACCCCTGAACAACGAAGCCCTTACCGTCTGCCTCACGATTGGAAAGATGTTCGGTATGACGCCCGTCCCGCAGCTGCACACCATGCGCAAGCTCGTGATCGATGGCTCGAACACGAGCGGGTTCCAGAGAACGGCTCTTGTTGCATTCAACGGCCACCTCCCCAACGGAGGGGAGATCGAAACCATCTGTCTTGAGGAAGAGGCAGCGCAACGGGTGAAAGACGAGGTCTTCTCACTTGACCGGCTCGGGATCCCCCTTGTCGAGATAACCACATCCCCATGCATGCATACCCCGGAAGAAGTTCAAGCGGTTGCAGAACACATCGGCATGGTCCTGCGATCTACCGGCAAGGTGAAACGCGGAATCGGGACGATCCGGCAGGATGTCAACATTTCCATTGCACAGGGAGCACGTGTCGAGATCAAGGGGGTACAGGAGCTCGACCTGATCGCAGAAGTGGTCAGGCGCGAAGTCCAGCGGCAGCAGAACCTTCTCCGGATCCGCGACGAACTCATAACAAGGGGAGCCACAACGGAAGGTGCTTCTGGTCTGGATATTACATCCATCTTCAAAGAGACCAAATCGGCAGTCCTGAAAAAAGCGAAAAAGATCCACGCTGTCACGTTGAAGGGATTTGCCGGGTTCGTGGGACGCGAGATCCAGCCGGAGCGCAGGCTCGGGAGCGAGATGTCCGATTACGCGAAAAAGTGCGGGGTCGGGGGCATTTTCCACACGGACGAACTCCCGGCGTACGGCGTTACTGCGGAAGAAGTCGCAATGCTGAGGTCCCACATGAACGCCGGAGAGAACGACTGCGTCATCCTCGTTGCCGGTGCATCGGATAAGCAGGCCGCGTGCGCCATCAGCCAGGTGATTACCCGGGCGGCCATTGCATATTCAGATAAGCCGGTTCCGAAAGAGACCCGCAAGATGCTCGAGAGCGGGAGCACAGCATACATGCGACCGCTGCCGGGTGCAGCCCGCATGTACCCGGAGACCGATGTCCTCCCGGTGATCATCAGTGATGAGCGCTGGTCTGCGGTCACCATACCCGAACTGCTCACGGCAAAAGCCGAGCGGTTTTCCCGCGAGTACGGAATTGAGAAAAATTACGCCCTGCAACTGGCCGGTTCGGACAAACTTCCCCTTTTCGACCGCGCAGTCAGGGAAGGCATCAAACCAAAGCTTGCCGCATTTACCCTGCTCTCGACAGTAACCGAACTAAGACGGGGGGGAATTGAGGTCAGGGCACTGACCGATGATGCCTACCTTGCCATCTGGCACGCTGTTGAGGATGGCAAAGCAGCCAAAGAAGCGGTCCCGGATCTGATCCGGAGTATGGCAGAAGGTACGGCTTTCGAGGCCGCAATTGCAAAACTGGGCCCGTCCGTCACACGGAACGAGCTCGAAGCGATCGTGCGGAAGATCATTGCCGAACGATCGGACTTTGTGGCTGAAAAAGGAAAAGGAGCCCTTGGCCCCCTCATGGGGATTGTCATGGCCGAAGTACGCGGATCGGTTGATGGGAAAGTAGTCAGCGAGATCCTCAGAAAAGAGATAGAAGCGGTAACTGCGGCAAAGACCGTGTAA